AAATTCCTTTTAATTTCGAGATCAATGAAAAAAGCGGTCAACAGAAATTATATTTCCGCAATGCCGAAGAAAGTTTCGAAGGTGGTCTGGTAAAACAGACTGCTGATTCACTTTTCGTAAAACTGGATCAGTTTGATAACGAACTCGCATTTGCAATAGATGGCGATCATTTATCTGGTACATTAAGAAAGCAAGATAAAACTGGCCAACCTTTGGTAATTATTGCTGAACGAAAAAATTATCGTTTTAAAACGGCAGATAAACCAGCAACAGCAGACTATTCTGGTAGTTATGATGTGGTTTTTAAATCGCCAAATGGTAAAGAAGAAAAAACAGTAGGTTTATTTAAGCAAACGGGAAACAAACTTACGGGTACTTTTTTACGCGTAACAGGCGATTCGCGCTATCTGGAGGGCGTTGTGGAAGGAAATGAGTTTCAACTTTCTAGTTTTATTGGCTCCTCCTCTCCTGCCTATTACAAAGGAACTTTCCAGTCAGATGGCTCATTAACCGGTGAAATTTTAGGTACAAGGGGAAGCCAGTCTTTTACCGGGACCAAAAATAAAGATGCTGCCCTGCCTGATCCTTATAAACTCACCTACCTTAAAAAAGGATATAAAACACTTGATTTTAGCTTTCCTGATATCAACGGGAAAAAGATTTCGCTAAAAGATGAGAAGTATAAAAACAAAGTGGTGATTTTGACCATCACCGGAAGCTGGTGCCCTAACTGTGTTGACGAAGCTACCTTTTTGGCGCCGTGGTACAAAAAGAACAAAAACCGCAGTGTAGAAATTATCGCTTTACATTACGAACGCTCAACCGAACCTGAATATGCAAAAAAGGTGATGACACGTTTCCGCGAACGTTTTGGAATTGATTACGACCAGGTTATTGCAGGTACTGCCGATAAACAGGTGGTATCCGAATCGTTGCCTGCACTCGATTCTTTTTTATCGTTCCCAACCACGATAATAATTGATAAACAAGGTAATGTAGCCCAGATCCATACTGGTTTTAATGGTCCGGCCACAGGTAAGTTTTATGATGAATTTATTAAAGAATTTAATACTGAGATTGATACGTTACTGAAGAAATAAGCATAGCACTCTCATTTCTTATCGGTTGGTGTCTCACCAACCGAAATAAAGCGTTGGTCGGTGAGACACCGACCAATAGAACTTCCGTGATTTCCGTGCTTCCGTGGCAAATTAAATGGTAGCACAGGCAAGCCACTCCAAATAATAAATAATAATGCATAATGTATCGTTTTTGTAAAGCAGGTTTAGCGCACTTCAGTTCGGGCAGTCCTTCTTTTCGCTTCTATCTTTTTGTGACTGTAATTACATAAAAAATAGCGTTTTACATTTTGTTCTTAGTAGTAACTGTGTTTTTAGCCCCGGGCGAAGCGGCATCCCTGAAGCGCAGCGAAAGGATATAGCAGAGAACGGGAACAAACTTTAATAATTGCCCCTGACATTGCGCTTCAAAAACATATACCGTTCCCTTTTTGGAAAGCAGGTTTAGCGTACTTCGGTTAGGGCAGTCCTTCTTTCCGCTCCTATCTTTTTGCGAATGTTATTGCTGCCTGTTTGGCTCTGCAACAAAAAGGATAGCCGCTGCAATAAGGTTTATTTAACAAAGGTTTGTACAAGGAACAAAATAGCGTTTTACATTTTGTTCTTAGTAGCAACTGTATTTTTAGCCCCGGGCGAAGCGGCATCCCTGAAGCGCAGCGAAAGGATACAGCGAAGAACGGGAACAAACTTTAATAATTGCCCCTGACACTGCGCTTCAAAAACATATACCGTCTCCTTTTTGGAAAACAGGTTTAGCACACTTCAGTTTTAGGCAGTCCTTCTTTCCGCTCCTATCTTTTTGTAAATGTTATTGCTGTTTGTTTGACCTTTACTGACTGCTTCCGTGGCAAAAGCACCAAGCTATTGAATAGCTTTCGATACAAAACTAATAATTGTTTTCTTTGGTATCACCACCGTTGTTGTCCGGCTAAACCTTGCGATGTTAATCCCATAAAAATGACCTTCCCAATCAAAAACTGGCGATCCGCAGGCATTTGCTTTAATGGCTGCATCGTGTGTAAAAACAGCATTAAACCCATCTCTTCGTTCTGATTTTCCACCTTCAAATTTCTCTGCCGGATGATTTGATACCGACTGACCCCGTCCCGCTAGTTTTAGTGTTTTACTCATCTTACCTGAAGCATTTTCCCATTCAAAAATAACCTCATCTCCTGCCCAATATTTCATCATTTCGGGCGCAAATTCATTTGCCTTTTTGATAAGTTTCCCATTAATGCCAATGAGTTCATCGCCAACTTTTACTCCTGCTTTCTCGGCCGGGCTACCTTCTTTAATTAATGAGAATTGAACTGGGCTGGAATTGTATACCACCATAGCTCCCAAATAAGGTTGACTGTTAATTTTCGGCAAATTAAATAGCGTACTGCCCAAAATACTGCGCATCACTTTGCCAGCGGGATCAATGCTATAAAGAAGTTTACCCATTTCTATTTTAACGCTGTCGCCATCAGAAATATTTAAATCAATTCCACCAGTTATTCGCTGTTCAAGTTCAAATAAAACCAGGTCGTTTTCCTGATCTTTTCCAATCAACTTAATCGGCACTGCGGTTCCATTAATATCACATTGTGCTTGTTCGCCAACTATAGTGTTTTTACTCAGTAGAAACTGTTTTTTAGCTCCATTTGTTGTGCTAACATTCAATAAAGTAGCGTAAATATCCTGGTTTTCTCCTTTTATCAAACTTTTGACGAAAAAGCAGCTGTTTTTAAGCCTTGGTATATCAAAATCAGGGTGTAAAGCCTTTTGTTTGCTTTCTTTCTGTAATTGCAAAGACAAGGGATCTGTTTTCACACTATCTTGTTTTTCAGGGAAAGCCGTATAAAGCGTTTCACTGTTCAAGGCTGTCCAATAACGGCGGTAAAGGTCAACCGGAATTTCAAAATTCATTTCTTCTGAAACATCAATGGCACTGTGCAACCCGATTACACGGCCATAATAATCGAATAACGGGCCACCAGAATCGCCAGGTTCCATTTTGCAGGTGG
The nucleotide sequence above comes from Pedobacter riviphilus. Encoded proteins:
- a CDS encoding trypsin-like peptidase domain-containing protein — translated: MNNSIKALTVTLVILFNLNATAQKKLVAKFQYTIAQAVKKAYPASVRMWGFDVQQNQRTSAQFSGVVVSADGYILTAAHTILPGKNYKVFFSDGRECIAMALGKIENKDTPGIPDVGMMKITDKGTYPFAEMGYSASLLKNEPCISISYPESLNQTLPTLRLGSVAEVKNEYGFIRSTCKMEPGDSGGPLFDYYGRVIGLHSAIDVSEEMNFEIPVDLYRRYWTALNSETLYTAFPEKQDSVKTDPLSLQLQKESKQKALHPDFDIPRLKNSCFFVKSLIKGENQDIYATLLNVSTTNGAKKQFLLSKNTIVGEQAQCDINGTAVPIKLIGKDQENDLVLFELEQRITGGIDLNISDGDSVKIEMGKLLYSIDPAGKVMRSILGSTLFNLPKINSQPYLGAMVVYNSSPVQFSLIKEGSPAEKAGVKVGDELIGINGKLIKKANEFAPEMMKYWAGDEVIFEWENASGKMSKTLKLAGRGQSVSNHPAEKFEGGKSERRDGFNAVFTHDAAIKANACGSPVFDWEGHFYGINIARFSRTTTVVIPKKTIISFVSKAIQ
- a CDS encoding TlpA disulfide reductase family protein, which encodes MKLKSILAAVLAISTTFIYAQEHNTLPNQVVKLNKIKSKAFVSLGNWRGIAKVKEGLEIPFNFEINEKSGQQKLYFRNAEESFEGGLVKQTADSLFVKLDQFDNELAFAIDGDHLSGTLRKQDKTGQPLVIIAERKNYRFKTADKPATADYSGSYDVVFKSPNGKEEKTVGLFKQTGNKLTGTFLRVTGDSRYLEGVVEGNEFQLSSFIGSSSPAYYKGTFQSDGSLTGEILGTRGSQSFTGTKNKDAALPDPYKLTYLKKGYKTLDFSFPDINGKKISLKDEKYKNKVVILTITGSWCPNCVDEATFLAPWYKKNKNRSVEIIALHYERSTEPEYAKKVMTRFRERFGIDYDQVIAGTADKQVVSESLPALDSFLSFPTTIIIDKQGNVAQIHTGFNGPATGKFYDEFIKEFNTEIDTLLKK